One segment of Panicum virgatum strain AP13 chromosome 1K, P.virgatum_v5, whole genome shotgun sequence DNA contains the following:
- the LOC120706812 gene encoding uncharacterized protein LOC120706812, which yields MGNGVGDGDAASGRRCPKHPSEPSFTGFCSACLLDRLHATNLIGVASPSQPPPSLPFHQDDLEEPPPPCSTEAAGRRIGAERTTLLRLFQLEDQGREERAEDTNAAPSTSGGDGQDPPPHLQRKRSLRHSCSEWIACCDASAAANHSSCLPSRQSLDASSSTTSAAGGVAPANPCPNDAAASSSARSNGVAMVERRTGSRRWNELWAIKGLLAKPAGHLLGRSFSESSRSRYALHPGNGTGNIARSSSSQSQGIRLNGSRSVSSAGNGMDSSEISLPGDSVGHAHVHRSQPRLKDRLRWLRRSHSVHYSSPTRVVDAGLTPFRSRSSSTGSTSHKNHHRFAAGFFAAQRNRQ from the coding sequence ATGGGCAatggcgtcggcgacggcgatgcTGCGTCGGGGAGGAGGTGCCCCAAGCACCCGTCGGAGCCGTCCTTCACCGGCTTCTGCTCCGCCTGCCTCCTCGACCGGCTCCACGCTACCAATCTAATTGGTGTGGCCTCCCCATCCCAgcctcctccttcccttcccttccaccAGGACGACCtggaggagccgccgcctccttgctcCACAGAGGCAGCGGGGAGGAGGATAGGGGCGGAGCGGACCACGCTCCTTCGCCTCTTCCAGCTAGAGGACCAAGGACGAGAGGAGCGGGCGGAGGACACCAACGCCGCGCCGTCCACCAGTGGCGGCGATGGCCAAGATCCGCCGCCTCACCTGCAGCGCAAGCGATCCCTTCGTCACTCCTGCAGCGAATGGATCGCCTGCTGCgacgcctccgctgccgccaaccactcctcctgCCTTCCCTCCCGCCAGTCGCTTgatgcctcctcctccaccacctccgctGCTGGTGGTGTGGCGCCTGCTAATCCCTGCCCCAACGACGCCgctgcttcttcttctgcaAGGAGCAATGGCGTCGCCATGGTCGAGAGGAGGACGGGGAGCCGCAGGTGGAACGAATTGTGGGCAATCAAGGGCCTCCTCGCCAAGCCTGCCGGGCATCTGCTCGGCAGGTCCTTCTCCGAGTCCTCCAGGTCAAGGTACGCCCTCCACCCCGGCAATGGCACTGGCAACATCGCAAGGTCGTCCTCATCGCAGTCCCAAGGTATTCGCCTCAACGGCAGCCGCTCCGTGTCTTCAGCTGGGAATGGCATGGACTCCTCTGAGATATCACTCCCCGGTGATTCTGTTGGACATGCTCATGTCCACCGTAGCCAGCCTCGCCTCAAGGACAGGCTCCGCTGGCTTCGCCGCAGCCACAGCGTTCACTATTCTTCACCTACCAGAGTTGTAGATGCCGGTCTCACTCCTTTCagaagcagaagcagcagcaccGGGAGCACGTCGCACAAGAACCACCACAGGTTTGCTGCCGGTTTCTTTGCTGCCCAAAGAAATCGACAATGA
- the LOC120704241 gene encoding FAM10 family protein At4g22670-like, with amino-acid sequence MDASKARELREFVEACKKDPSLLADPNLAFFRDYLQSLGAKIPAAAKAASFDKPKRSSMDDIDDDDDDEDEDLDMRDATPEPDELDEEIVESDLELEEDTLPSDHDDPPQKMGDPSVEVTEENRDASQEAKGKAMEAMSEGKLDEAIEHLTNAIVLNPLSAIMYGTRASVFIKMKKPTAAIRDANAALEINPDSAKGYKTRGMAYAMLGKWEEAARDLHTASNMDYDEEINAVLKKVEPNAHKIVEHRRKYERLRKEREEKRAERDRLRRRAEAQAAYEKAKRKEESSSRSSGGFPGAMPGGGFPGGMPGGAFPGGMPEGFPGGAMPGGFPGGGPGNVDMSKILNDPDLMAAFSDPEVMAALQDVMNNPANFAKHQANPKVGPIIAKMMAKFSGSQ; translated from the exons atggATGCCTCCAAGGCCCGCGAGCTCCGGGAGTTCGTGGAGGCCTGCAAGAAGGACCCTTCTCTCCTCGCCGACCCCAACCTCGCCTTCTTCAGGGATTACCTCCAAAG TTTGGGTGCCaagatccccgccgccgccaaagcCGCCTCCTTCGACAAGCCCAAG AGATCTTCCATGGACGAcattgatgatgatgacgacgatgaagatgaagatctgGATATGAGGGATGCCACTCCTGAGCCAGATGAGCTCGATGAAGAGATTGTTGAGTCTGATCTTGAGCTTGAAGAAGACACACTACCATCTGACCATGATGACCCACCACAGAAG ATGGGAGATCCCTCAGTTGAGGTAACTGAGGAAAATCGTGATGCCTCTCAAGAAGCCAAAGGGAAGGCTATGGAGGCTATGTCAGAAG GAAAACTCGACGAGGCTATTGAACATCTTACCAACGCAATAGTGCTGAATCCGCTCTCAGCAATCATGTATGGCACTAGAG CATCCGTGTTTATAAAGATGAAGAAACCAACTGCTGCAATTCGTGATGCAAATGCTGCTCTGGAG ATTAACCCAGACTCTGCGAAAGGCTATAAAACACGTGGAATGGCTTATGCCATGCTTGGCAAATGGGAGGAAGCTGCTCGTGACTTGCACACAGCATCTAACATGGATTACGATGAGGAGATCAATGCTGTGCTCAAGAAG GTGGAACCCAATGCACACAAGATAGTGGAGCATCGCAGGAAGTATGAGAGGctgagaaaagagagggaggaaaagagGGCTGAGCGTGATCGACTTCGTCGACGCGCAGAGGCACAG GCTGCTTATGAAAAAGCCAAGAGGAAGGAGGAATCGTCAAGCCGCTCATCAGGAGGCTTCCCTGGAGCGATGCCCGGTGGAGGTTTCCCTGGAGGAATGCCTGGAGGAGCTTTCCCTGGAGGGATGCCCGAGGGTTTCCCTGGAGGTGCCATGCCGGGGGGTTTCCCTGGGGGTGGTCCTGGTAATGTCGATATGAGTAAAATCCTGAAT GACCCTGACCTTATGGCGGCATTCAGTGACCCAGAGGTCATGGCTGCTCTACAAGATG TGATGAACAATCCTGCCAACTTTGCCAAGCACCAAGCGAATCCCAAGGTGGGCCCTATCATAGCAAAGATGATGGCCAAGTTCAGTGGGTCCCAGTGA
- the LOC120705061 gene encoding NDR1/HIN1-like protein 26: MQPASSCYGSRQSEGMSLISGDPEEQSPRDCSRSRSSSSAKHRRRRCRVLIATSSTVASLASLALILWLTLRPSSPRFSLLAATATVDDAAASASIVVDAALAAHNPNAHATALYGQLRATASYAGVPLGACAPLPPLEQPDQGDAVLSALLTSSTSPPSAWRPVPGAQALLRVRIEGQLRWKVASWVSGRHGLTVDCVAAVVPSSSPGKQQRQGSSSSSPSQCATQVL, encoded by the coding sequence ATGCAGCCTGCTAGCAGCTGCTACGGCAGCCGGCAATCGGAAGGGATGTCTCTGATCTCGGGTGATCCTGAGGAGCAGTCCCCCAGGGATTGCTCCAGGTCCAGATCATCCTCCTCCGcgaagcaccgccgccgccgttgccgggTGCTCATCGCCACCTCGTCGACCGTAGCGTCGTTGGCGTCGCTTGCCCTCATCCTGTGGCTCACCCTCCGCCCTTCCAGCCCGCGCTTctccctgctcgccgccacggccacggtagacgacgccgccgcctccgccagcaTCGTCGTggacgccgccctcgccgcccacAACCCCAACGCCCACGCCACAGCCCTCTACGGCCAGCTCCGGGCGACCGCCTCCTACGCCGGCGTGCCCCTCGGCGcctgcgcgccgctgccgccgctggagCAGCCGGATCAGGGCGACGCGGTGCTGTCGGCCCTGCTCACGTCGTCGACCTCGCCCCCCTCTGCGTGGAGGCCGGTTCCTGGCGCGCAGGCTCTGCTGAGGGTGCGCATCGAGGGGCAGCTCCGGTGGAAGGTGGCGTCCTGGGTGTCCGGCAGGCATGGGCTCACCGTGGACTGCGTCGCCGCCGTGGTGCCGTCGTCGTCTCCAGGGAAGCAGCAGCGGCAagggtcatcatcatcatcccccTCCCAGTGCGCCACCCAAGTCCTATGA
- the LOC120700499 gene encoding protein disulfide isomerase-like 1-4 isoform X3 produces MAMAPRSLAALLLLLLFAAAATTSSSKDEEEDLQYLIDDAGDIPDNGPDGDGDYDDLFEDQDLPDQQPHIDETHVVVLTAANFSSFLAATRHVMVEFYAPWCGHCQELAPDYAAAASHLAAHHSQSHLALAKVDATEDTDLAHKYDVQGFPTILFFIDGVPKDYNGARTKDAIVEWINKKLGPGVQNITAVDQAERILTGDDKAVLAFLDSLSGAQSDELAAASRLEDSVNFYQTSSPDVAKLFHIDPAAKRPCVVLLKKEEEKLTFFDGEFKASVIADFVSANKLPLVTTLTQETSPSIFGNSIKKQILLFAVANKSSKFLPIFKEAAKSFKRKLLFIFVERDNEEVGEPVANYFGITGQETTVLAYTGNEDARKFFFDGEVSLDSIKDFAESFLEDKLTPFYKSEPVPESNDGDIKIVVGKNLDLIVLDESKDVLLEIYAPWCGHCQSLEPTYNKLAKHLRGIDSLVIAKMDGTSNEHPRAKFVLYCTDSFACNKRKEQWKH; encoded by the exons atggccatggcccctcgatctctcgccgctctcctcctgctcctcctcttcgccgccgccgccaccaccagcagcagcaaggacgaggaggaggacctcCAGTACCTCATCGACGACGCCGGTGACATCCCCGACAACGGCcctgacggcgacggcgactacGACGACCTCTTCGAGGACCAGGACCTCCCGGACCAGCAGCCGCACATCGACGAGACCCACGTCGTCGTCCTCACCGCCGCCaacttctcctccttcctcgccgccaCCCGCCACGTCATGGTCGAGTTCTACGCCCCCTGGTGCGGCCACTGCCAGGAGCTTGCCCCGgactacgccgccgccgcctcccacctTGCGGCCCACCACAGCCAGAGCCACCTCGCCCTCGCCAAGGTCGACGCCACCGAGGACACGGACCTCGCCCACAAGTACGACGTCCAGGGATTccccaccatcctcttcttcatcGACGGCGTCCCAAAGGACTACAACGGCGCCAGGACCAAGGATGCCATCGTCGAGTGGATCAACAAGAAGCTCGGCCCGGGAGTGCAAAACATCACCGCCGTCGACCAGGCCGAGAGGATACTCACAGGGGATGACAAGGCCGTCCTTGCCTTTCTCGACTCGCTATCT GGTGCTCAAAGTGATGAGCTTGCGGCTGCTTCAAGGCTGGAAGATAGCGTCAACTTTTATCAGACTTCAAGTCCTGATGTTGCTAAGCTTTTCCACATTGACCCAGCAGCAAAGCGCCCATGCGTAGTATTGctgaagaaggaggaggagaagttGACCTTCTTTG ATGGGGAGTTTAAAGCATCAGTGATTGCCGATTTTGTGTCTGCAAACAAGCTTCCTTTGGTTACTACGCTAACTCAGGAAACTTCCCCTTCAATTTTTGGCAATTCAATCAAGAAGCAG ATTTTACTATTTGCTGTTGCAAATAAGTCCTCGAAATTTCTGCCCATCTTTAAGGAAGCAGCAAAGTCATTCAAGAGAAAG CTATTATTTATCTTTGTGGAGCGAGACAATGAGGAAGTTGGTGAACCAGTTGCCAACTACTTTGGTATTACTGGACAAGAGACCACT GTTCTTGCTTACACTGGGAATGAAGATGCTAGGAAATTTTTCTTTGATGGTGAAGTGTCACTGGACTCCATTAAG GACTTTGCTGAAAGTTTCTTGGAAGACAAGCTCACACCATTCTACAAGTCTGAACCAGTACCTGAATCT AATGATGGTGATATCAAAATTGTTGTTGGGAAGAATTTGGATCTGATAGTTTTGGATGAATCGAAAGATGTCCTTCTGGAG ATATATGCACCGTGGTGTGGACATTGTCAATCACTGGAGCCTACTTACAACAAACTAGCTAAGCATCTACGTGGCATCGACTCCCTTGTGATAGCCAAAATGGATGGAACTAGCAATGAGCATCCACGTGCCAAG TTTGTCTTGTACTGCACGGATTCGTTTGCAtgcaataaaagaaaagaacagTGGAAGCATTAA
- the LOC120705980 gene encoding leucoanthocyanidin dioxygenase-like: MDMASTLQLPARVEALSGLSAIPPEYVRPADERADLGDAFDVLARDDTGTAPRIPVVDISPFLLRADNEDRVVEAVRAAAADWGVMHIAGHGIPAEVMDRLRAAGAAFFALPIHAKEAYANDPAAGRLQGYGSRLAANASGQREWEDYLFHLVHPDALAEHALWPAHPPGYVAATREFGRRIRELASALLAILSAGLLGPGRGDALEKELTGAEGDDLRLQLKINYYPRCPQPELAVGVEAHTDVSALSFVLHNGVPGLQVRHAGRWVTARDEPGTIIVHVGDALEILSNGRYTSVLHRGLVNRDAVRVSWVVFCEPPPDAVLLRPLPDLVTPDHAPRFTPRTFRQHLDRKLFNKAAAACIGHDEEQHQQNEE; encoded by the coding sequence ATGGACATGGCGTCGACGCTGCAGCTGCCGGCGCGCGTGGAGGCGCTCAGCGGCCTCTCCGCCATCCCGCCCGAGTACGTCCGCCCCGCCGACGAGCGAGCCGACCTCGGAGACGCCTTCGACGTCCTGGCGCGCGACGACACCGGTACCGCGCCGCGGATCCCCGTCGTCGACATCTCCCCCTTCCTGCTCCGCGCCGACAACGAGGACCGCGTAGTGGAggccgtgcgcgccgccgccgccgactgggGCGTCATGCACATCGCCGGCCACGGCATCCCCGCCGAGGTCATGGAccgcctgcgcgccgccggcgccgccttctTCGCCCTCCCCATCCACGCCAAGGAGGCCTACGCCaacgaccccgccgccggccgcctccagGGCTACGGCAGCCGCCTCGCCGCCAACGCCAGCGGGCAGCGCGAGTGGGAGGACTACCTCTTCCACCTGGTGCACCCCGACGCCCTGGCCGAGCACGCGCTCTGGCCCGCGCACCCGCCGGGCTACGTCGCCGCCACGCGCGAGTTCGGCCGCCGCATCCGTGAGCTGGCCTCGGCGCTGCTGGCCATCCTCTCCGCGGGGCTCCTCGGCCCCGGCCGCGGGGACGCGCTGGAGAAGGAGCTCACCGGCGCGGAAGGCGACGACCTGCGGCTGCAGCTCAAGATCAACTACTACCCGCGGTGCCCGCAGCCGGAGCTGGCCGTCGGCGTGGAGGCCCACACGGACGTGAGCGCGCTGTCCTTCGTCCTCCACAACGGCGTGCCGGGGCTGCAGGTGCGCCACGCCGGCCGCTGGGTCACGGCGCGCGACGAGCCGGGCACCATCATCGTGCACGTCGGCGACGCCCTCGAGATCCTCAGCAACGGCCGCTACACCAGCGTGCTGCACCGGGGCCTCGTCAACCGCGACGCCGTGCGCGTCTCCTGGGTCGTCTTctgcgagccgccgccggacgccgtGCTGCTGCGCCCGCTGCCGGACCTCGTCACGCCGGACCACGCGCCCAGGTTCACGCCGCGCACCTTCAGGCAGCACCTCGACCGCAAGCTCTTCAACAAGGCAGCTGCTGCTTGTATTGGTCACGACGAAGAGCAGCACCAGCAGAACGAGGAATaa
- the LOC120647557 gene encoding transcriptional regulator SUPERMAN-like, whose amino-acid sequence MASSSSSFTWPPRSYPCSFCKREFRSAQALGGHMNVHRRDRARLRHGSPPPAACRPSRAPTPAAAVIPNLNYPPPPPQYDHRHGPAASTSIAAEVSLELGVGVVRSCSTAATPITPGGGPEEDDGGLDLELRLGVS is encoded by the coding sequence atggccagcagcagcagcagcttcacTTGGCCGCCGAGATCCTACCCCTGCAGCTTCTGCAAGAGGGAGTTCAGGTCGGCGCAGGCCCTCGGGGGCCACATGAATGTCCACAGGAGGGACAGGGCCAGGCTCAGGCACGGCTCCCCTCCTCCGGCCGCTTGCCGCCCTAGCAGGgcaccgacgccggcggcggcggtgattcCCAACCTCAActatccgccaccgccgccgcagtaCGACCATCGCCATGGCCCCGCCGCCAGCACATCAATAGCGGCGGAGGTGAGCTTGGAGCTAGGTGTTGGAGTGGTGCGCAGCTGCAGCACTGCTGCGACTCCAATAACTCCAGGCGGCGGTCCGGAAGAGGACGACGGCGGTCTGGACCTTGAGCTTAGGCTCGGCGTCTCTTAG
- the LOC120700499 gene encoding protein disulfide isomerase-like 1-4 isoform X2: protein MAMAPRSLAALLLLLLFAAAATTSSSKDEEEDLQYLIDDAGDIPDNGPDGDGDYDDLFEDQDLPDQQPHIDETHVVVLTAANFSSFLAATRHVMVEFYAPWCGHCQELAPDYAAAASHLAAHHSQSHLALAKVDATEDTDLAHKYDVQGFPTILFFIDGVPKDYNGARTKDAIVEWINKKLGPGVQNITAVDQAERILTGDDKAVLAFLDSLSGAQSDELAAASRLEDSVNFYQTSSPDVAKLFHIDPAAKRPCVVLLKKEEEKLTFFDGEFKASVIADFVSANKLPLVTTLTQETSPSIFGNSIKKQILLFAVANKSSKFLPIFKEAAKSFKRKLLFIFVERDNEEVGEPVANYFGITGQETTVLAYTGNEDARKFFFDGEVSLDSIKDFAESFLEDKLTPFYKSEPVPESNDGDIKIVVGKNLDLIVLDESKDVLLEIYAPWCGHCQSLEPTYNKLAKHLRGIDSLVIAKMDGTSNEHPRAKPDGYPTILFYPAGKKSFEPFVFIILFRSLLRGTGPL from the exons atggccatggcccctcgatctctcgccgctctcctcctgctcctcctcttcgccgccgccgccaccaccagcagcagcaaggacgaggaggaggacctcCAGTACCTCATCGACGACGCCGGTGACATCCCCGACAACGGCcctgacggcgacggcgactacGACGACCTCTTCGAGGACCAGGACCTCCCGGACCAGCAGCCGCACATCGACGAGACCCACGTCGTCGTCCTCACCGCCGCCaacttctcctccttcctcgccgccaCCCGCCACGTCATGGTCGAGTTCTACGCCCCCTGGTGCGGCCACTGCCAGGAGCTTGCCCCGgactacgccgccgccgcctcccacctTGCGGCCCACCACAGCCAGAGCCACCTCGCCCTCGCCAAGGTCGACGCCACCGAGGACACGGACCTCGCCCACAAGTACGACGTCCAGGGATTccccaccatcctcttcttcatcGACGGCGTCCCAAAGGACTACAACGGCGCCAGGACCAAGGATGCCATCGTCGAGTGGATCAACAAGAAGCTCGGCCCGGGAGTGCAAAACATCACCGCCGTCGACCAGGCCGAGAGGATACTCACAGGGGATGACAAGGCCGTCCTTGCCTTTCTCGACTCGCTATCT GGTGCTCAAAGTGATGAGCTTGCGGCTGCTTCAAGGCTGGAAGATAGCGTCAACTTTTATCAGACTTCAAGTCCTGATGTTGCTAAGCTTTTCCACATTGACCCAGCAGCAAAGCGCCCATGCGTAGTATTGctgaagaaggaggaggagaagttGACCTTCTTTG ATGGGGAGTTTAAAGCATCAGTGATTGCCGATTTTGTGTCTGCAAACAAGCTTCCTTTGGTTACTACGCTAACTCAGGAAACTTCCCCTTCAATTTTTGGCAATTCAATCAAGAAGCAG ATTTTACTATTTGCTGTTGCAAATAAGTCCTCGAAATTTCTGCCCATCTTTAAGGAAGCAGCAAAGTCATTCAAGAGAAAG CTATTATTTATCTTTGTGGAGCGAGACAATGAGGAAGTTGGTGAACCAGTTGCCAACTACTTTGGTATTACTGGACAAGAGACCACT GTTCTTGCTTACACTGGGAATGAAGATGCTAGGAAATTTTTCTTTGATGGTGAAGTGTCACTGGACTCCATTAAG GACTTTGCTGAAAGTTTCTTGGAAGACAAGCTCACACCATTCTACAAGTCTGAACCAGTACCTGAATCT AATGATGGTGATATCAAAATTGTTGTTGGGAAGAATTTGGATCTGATAGTTTTGGATGAATCGAAAGATGTCCTTCTGGAG ATATATGCACCGTGGTGTGGACATTGTCAATCACTGGAGCCTACTTACAACAAACTAGCTAAGCATCTACGTGGCATCGACTCCCTTGTGATAGCCAAAATGGATGGAACTAGCAATGAGCATCCACGTGCCAAG